The Gemmatimonadota bacterium genome has a segment encoding these proteins:
- a CDS encoding amidohydrolase family protein produces MSRPAVVLALSLAAGACASVPPASSSDADLVVRGTTVVDVVAGRTIVNRDVLLKGDRIVDVVPSGRVAVPGSARVLDGRGRFVIPGLWDMHAHLFFQLDPVRQQLPLFTAHGVTGIRVMNTPMLTGALARYREVQAQIANGTLVGPRVLAVGSWSVNGAAGVPDAMPAYYKTRTEEEGRQLARRIKDLGYDFIKIYNGIPREGYVGLTDEARRLGIPFAGHEPAPMSAIELSNAGQRSIEHSRIFLLNCWPGADSMRQRLQTAHHTVIRQRMVDEYSPTTCAEVFRTFAKNGTYITPTHVTRKMDAFADDGMFRADPRMRFIPVRQQMGWYTDANGMVAADPSPAGRKGFMDFYQKGLTLTAAAHRAGVPIMLGTDAGDSFVIPGASVHDELGELVKAGLSPAEALRAATLSGATFLGRTAEFGSVQAGRAADLVLLDANPLADITNTRRIRTVIRGGRVFERAALDSMLASVESTIKIDAQNALWIASVSGDTAAIVRALANGARIDSIDFVGNRRPLNYAAGGNHAAAVRVLLARGANINLPNNTGFTPVHHAIEGGAVDALAVLLMAKADVSIPARGVAPVATARRLNNPRVLALLREAGVAR; encoded by the coding sequence ATGTCCCGTCCCGCGGTTGTCCTGGCACTTTCCCTCGCAGCCGGCGCGTGCGCATCCGTCCCCCCAGCGAGCAGCAGCGACGCCGACCTCGTCGTGCGGGGCACCACCGTGGTGGACGTCGTCGCCGGCCGCACGATCGTGAACCGCGACGTGCTCCTGAAAGGCGACCGCATCGTCGACGTGGTCCCCAGCGGACGAGTGGCCGTCCCCGGGAGCGCACGAGTTCTTGACGGCCGTGGGCGCTTCGTGATCCCGGGGCTGTGGGACATGCACGCCCACCTGTTCTTCCAGCTCGACCCGGTCCGTCAGCAGTTGCCGCTCTTCACCGCACATGGGGTGACAGGCATTCGCGTCATGAATACCCCGATGCTGACTGGCGCTTTGGCGCGTTACCGCGAGGTACAAGCGCAGATCGCCAACGGCACCCTGGTGGGACCGCGCGTCCTGGCTGTCGGCAGTTGGAGCGTGAACGGGGCCGCGGGCGTCCCCGACGCCATGCCCGCGTACTACAAGACACGCACGGAGGAGGAAGGACGCCAGCTGGCCCGCCGCATCAAGGACCTCGGCTACGACTTCATCAAGATCTACAACGGCATCCCGCGCGAAGGGTACGTTGGCCTTACGGACGAAGCCCGACGCCTCGGCATCCCGTTCGCCGGCCACGAACCGGCGCCGATGAGTGCTATCGAGCTGTCCAACGCCGGACAGCGCAGCATCGAGCACTCCCGCATCTTCCTCCTCAACTGCTGGCCTGGGGCGGACTCGATGCGCCAGCGCCTGCAGACGGCACACCACACGGTCATCCGCCAGCGCATGGTGGACGAGTACTCCCCTACGACCTGCGCCGAGGTGTTTCGCACGTTTGCGAAGAACGGTACGTACATCACGCCGACCCACGTGACGCGGAAGATGGATGCGTTTGCGGATGACGGGATGTTCCGCGCGGATCCGCGCATGCGCTTCATCCCGGTGCGCCAGCAAATGGGATGGTACACCGATGCCAATGGCATGGTCGCCGCGGATCCCTCACCAGCGGGGCGCAAGGGGTTCATGGACTTCTACCAGAAGGGCCTCACCCTCACCGCCGCGGCACACCGCGCCGGCGTCCCCATCATGCTCGGCACGGATGCCGGCGATTCCTTCGTCATCCCCGGGGCGAGTGTGCACGACGAACTTGGCGAACTGGTGAAGGCCGGGCTCTCGCCGGCCGAAGCCCTGCGAGCCGCGACGCTGAGCGGTGCAACCTTCCTGGGCCGCACGGCGGAATTTGGGAGCGTGCAGGCCGGGCGCGCCGCGGACCTGGTGCTCCTGGACGCCAACCCGCTCGCCGACATCACCAACACGCGCAGGATCCGGACTGTCATCCGCGGGGGACGCGTATTCGAACGCGCGGCGCTCGATTCCATGCTGGCGAGCGTGGAGTCGACCATCAAGATCGACGCACAGAACGCACTCTGGATCGCGTCGGTCTCCGGCGACACCGCGGCCATCGTGCGCGCACTCGCGAACGGGGCGCGCATCGACTCGATCGACTTTGTCGGCAATCGGCGCCCGCTCAACTACGCGGCCGGGGGCAATCACGCGGCGGCCGTGCGCGTCCTGCTGGCACGCGGGGCGAACATCAACCTGCCAAACAACACGGGATTCACCCCCGTGCACCACGCGATCGAGGGCGGCGCGGTGGACGCTCTGGCGGTCCTGCTGATGGCGAAGGCTGACGTGTCGATCCCCGCACGCGGAGTCGCGCCGGTGGCCACCGCACGGCGCCTCAACAACCCCAGGGTCCTCGCCCTACTCCGGGAGGCCGGCGTGGCGCGCTGA
- a CDS encoding amidohydrolase family protein yields the protein MTRSQQLAIVAAFALAGCTEPVTYDLVVAGGRVMDPATSTDAVRHIGIIGDTISVISDAPLTGRDTVDGTGLVVAPGFIDLHAHGQTTGDMQVQARDGVTTALDMEAGASPVASWYQSMEGKAPLNFGASAGHRPARFGVFHPGVAIGHGSTNPAPIVALGPQPAGANQPASPEQLTQLEAVLTQGLAEGGLGLGFGINYSPGATREEIERLFAVAARHRVPAFVHTRAFGVAPIREVVEIATKVGAPLHVVHVNSSSLGDLPLSLALLDSARAAGLDVTTEAYPYTAGSTRLESAMFNPGWQANLRVDYGDIAWPLTGERLTAESFARYRKQGGWVVIHMMKEENVDRAITHPGVIVASDGVPFINGTGHPRGAGTYARILGHYVRDRRALPLMDALAKMTILPARRLESFVPDMAKRGRIAPGAFADLTMFDAATVRDRSTFAEPMLTSEGIPHVLVNGTFVVRDGRLVETARPGRAVRSATRSPSAP from the coding sequence ATGACCCGAAGCCAACAACTCGCCATCGTCGCGGCCTTCGCCCTGGCCGGCTGCACGGAACCCGTGACCTACGACCTCGTCGTCGCGGGCGGACGGGTGATGGACCCGGCGACATCCACCGACGCGGTGCGCCACATCGGGATCATCGGCGACACAATCAGCGTCATCTCCGACGCGCCACTGACCGGGCGCGACACCGTGGACGGCACCGGGCTCGTCGTCGCCCCGGGGTTCATCGACCTCCACGCGCATGGCCAGACCACCGGCGACATGCAGGTGCAGGCGCGCGACGGCGTCACCACGGCCCTCGACATGGAAGCGGGTGCATCACCCGTGGCCTCGTGGTACCAGTCCATGGAAGGCAAGGCGCCGCTCAACTTCGGGGCATCCGCCGGACATCGCCCGGCGCGATTTGGTGTTTTCCACCCCGGCGTGGCCATCGGGCACGGGTCCACCAACCCCGCGCCGATCGTCGCACTCGGCCCTCAGCCGGCTGGCGCCAATCAACCCGCCTCGCCAGAACAACTCACGCAGCTCGAGGCCGTGCTCACGCAGGGCCTCGCCGAAGGCGGGCTGGGACTCGGCTTCGGGATCAACTATTCCCCGGGTGCGACCCGCGAGGAGATCGAGCGCCTCTTTGCCGTCGCCGCCCGGCACCGCGTCCCCGCCTTCGTGCACACCCGCGCCTTTGGCGTCGCGCCGATTCGCGAGGTAGTGGAGATCGCGACGAAGGTCGGGGCACCACTGCACGTGGTCCACGTGAACAGCTCATCGTTAGGCGACCTGCCGCTCTCCCTTGCCCTCCTCGACTCGGCCCGTGCCGCCGGTCTCGACGTCACGACCGAAGCGTACCCCTACACCGCGGGTTCAACGCGACTCGAGTCCGCCATGTTCAACCCGGGATGGCAGGCCAACCTGCGGGTCGACTACGGCGACATCGCCTGGCCGCTAACCGGGGAGCGACTCACGGCCGAGAGTTTTGCGCGGTACCGCAAGCAGGGGGGATGGGTGGTCATCCACATGATGAAGGAGGAGAACGTCGACCGGGCCATCACGCATCCCGGCGTGATCGTTGCGAGCGATGGCGTGCCGTTCATCAATGGAACCGGACATCCGCGCGGCGCCGGCACCTACGCACGGATCCTCGGTCACTATGTGCGCGACCGAAGGGCGCTCCCGCTGATGGACGCCCTTGCGAAGATGACCATCCTTCCCGCGCGCCGGCTCGAGTCATTCGTCCCCGACATGGCGAAACGCGGCCGGATTGCGCCGGGCGCCTTCGCCGACCTCACGATGTTCGACGCCGCGACCGTGCGCGACCGCTCGACCTTTGCCGAACCGATGCTCACGTCCGAGGGGATCCCGCACGTGCTTGTGAACGGGACCTTCGTGGTTCGGGATGGCCGCCTGGTGGAGACGGCGCGGCCTGGTCGCGCGGTGCGATCCGCCACGAGGAGTCCCAGCGCGCCCTGA
- a CDS encoding beta-lactamase family protein has protein sequence MRRSFHLPFLALIGAATGCAGGTPADAPDGRAVERADSLMMAFVDGEGPGCALAVAHGGGIRYERGYGMAVLEHAIRIDERTTFDIGSVGKQFTAAAVLRLAADKRLSLEDSLARWIPGLAPALRAVRVRDLLHHTSGVRDYGALGMMAGTHPRSMPAFLALMRRQRGLNFGVGSRHDYSHSDYTLLAAVVEAAVGMSYGRWMEDSLFAPAGMHRTRVLDAAGEPVVGQALAYERDGTGLRTRFPGSMLVGGDNTYTSAADLLRWDLALDGGRVVPGAIAVTLRAPLHWTFRTWPRTRTVAGRPGTAGTGCSTATGEVGFRRATCTSRMLGSALPCCVTGRTCIRSRSRAPSRTASSRPARSSRIRPRTSSRSRRGKSLAWLAATAPGRCRGIHFGSSPMRGTCTSCGVPIRRSSCVDAMGDGRATARSTRFPAIRSAALSRSSWSGTRGTRWEVGSVIRFHRPPVGRSSRVMWVRGSATSC, from the coding sequence ATGCGCCGGTCCTTCCACCTGCCGTTCCTGGCCCTGATTGGCGCCGCCACCGGTTGCGCGGGAGGAACGCCAGCCGATGCGCCGGACGGTCGGGCGGTCGAGCGAGCGGATTCCCTGATGATGGCTTTCGTAGATGGGGAGGGGCCCGGCTGCGCCCTCGCGGTGGCCCACGGGGGGGGCATACGTTACGAACGCGGGTATGGAATGGCCGTCCTCGAGCACGCGATCCGCATCGATGAACGGACGACCTTCGATATCGGGTCGGTGGGCAAGCAATTCACGGCCGCCGCGGTGCTTCGGCTGGCGGCGGACAAGCGGCTCTCGCTCGAGGATTCCCTCGCGCGATGGATCCCCGGCCTCGCGCCCGCATTGAGGGCGGTGCGCGTCAGGGACCTGCTCCACCACACCAGCGGGGTCCGGGACTACGGAGCCCTGGGTATGATGGCGGGAACGCACCCGCGGAGCATGCCGGCCTTCCTTGCCCTGATGCGGCGCCAGCGCGGACTCAACTTTGGTGTTGGCTCGCGGCATGACTACAGCCACAGTGACTATACCCTTCTTGCAGCCGTCGTCGAGGCCGCCGTCGGGATGTCGTATGGACGCTGGATGGAGGACTCGCTGTTCGCTCCCGCCGGGATGCACCGGACGCGGGTGCTGGACGCCGCCGGCGAGCCGGTGGTGGGTCAGGCGTTGGCGTACGAGCGGGATGGTACCGGCCTGCGGACACGTTTCCCGGGCAGCATGCTGGTGGGCGGCGACAATACCTATACGAGTGCAGCGGACCTCTTGCGATGGGACTTGGCGCTCGACGGGGGAAGGGTGGTCCCGGGTGCGATCGCCGTCACGCTGCGCGCTCCCTTGCACTGGACCTTCCGCACGTGGCCCCGTACGCGTACGGTCGCTGGTCGACCCGGCACCGCGGGCACCGGATGCTCTACCGCAACGGGGGAGGTGGGTTTTCGACGAGCCACCTGTACTTCCCGGATGCTGGGGTCGGCGTTGCCCTGCTGTGTAACGGGGCGAACATGCATCCGTTCGAGGTCGCGCGCGCCATCGCGGACGGCTTCCTCCCGGCCGGCACGGTCGTCGCGGATTCGGCCGCGGACATCGTCGAGATCCCGACGGGGGAAGTCACTCGCCTGGTTGGCCGCTACCGCTCCTGGCCGTTGTCGTGGGATCCATTTCGGTTCGTCACCCATGCGGGGCACCTGTACGAGTTGTGGGGTTCCGATTCGACGCAGCTCATGCGTCGACGCGATGGGCGATGGCAGGGCGACGGCGCGATCTACACGTTTTCCGGCGATTCGCTCGGCCGCGCTGTCACGATCATCATGGAGCGGGACGAGGGGTACGAGGTGGGAAGTCGGATCAGTGATTCGGTTCCACCGGCCCCCCGTGGGCCGGAGCTCGCGCGTTATGTGGGTGCGTGGTTCAGCGACGAGTTGCTGA
- a CDS encoding DPP IV N-terminal domain-containing protein codes for MRTLLPLLVLSASALAAQSPRQFTDADYARAERFLAPGTGTLVSGVAGRATWLPDGRFYYRVSTPQGNAFQLVDAARKTKAPAFDHARLGAALAAASGGQVDGNRLPFNAFDLSADGKVLTTTLQRTRYRCDLTAYSCQKAGDLPSPPPNSSVSPDGNTAVFIRNYNLVAKDMASGRETQLTTDGIKEFGYATNNAGWTHGPNPIATWSGDSKQLATFQHDERGTRDMFLVSTNVGPPQLQAWKYPMPGDSVIFRISRVILSWANGQPKMVRLQMPPDAHRSTVSDHVACGGGICDVQWYPDGSQLAFISSSRDHKTAWLRIANATTGEVKTLITETSATQVGDASHPEDLWRVLPATNELIWWSQRDNWTHLYLYDLTTGQLKNRITTGDGNVTELVRVDEKTRTIWFTANGREAGRDPYYQHFYKVGFDGKGLTLLTPEVAHHTITMAPDGKSFVDTYSHFTAPPSTVARDMNGKLLMDLEKADISRLVASGWKPVTPFTVKGRDGSTDIYGVMHTPTNLDSTKKYPIINYIYPGPQSGSVGPRMWSASRGDNQALAELGFIVVSIDGMGTPGRSKAFHDAYYGKMGDNTLPDQVAGMKQLAERYRFIDIDKVGIWGHSGGGFATAGAMFRFSDFFDVGISESGNHDNRNYEDDWGERYQGLLVKQGATDNYAEEANQTHAKNLKGKLFLIHGQMDDNVPPYNTQLVADALMKAGKDFDMLLLPHARHGFGQDGPYIMRRRWDYFVQHLQNGIPPKEYQIGKPRVVP; via the coding sequence ATGCGCACGCTCCTCCCGCTTCTCGTCCTTTCGGCGTCCGCGCTTGCGGCGCAATCGCCCCGGCAGTTCACCGATGCCGACTATGCACGCGCCGAACGTTTCCTTGCGCCTGGTACTGGGACGCTGGTCTCCGGGGTCGCCGGTCGAGCCACCTGGCTGCCGGATGGGCGCTTCTACTATCGCGTGTCGACCCCGCAGGGGAACGCCTTCCAGCTCGTCGACGCTGCCCGGAAGACGAAGGCGCCCGCATTCGACCATGCGCGCCTCGGGGCCGCACTGGCCGCGGCGTCGGGAGGCCAGGTCGACGGCAACCGACTCCCGTTCAATGCCTTTGATCTCTCGGCCGACGGCAAGGTGCTGACGACAACGCTGCAGCGCACGCGATACCGCTGCGACCTGACGGCCTACAGCTGCCAGAAGGCCGGCGACCTGCCATCACCGCCGCCGAACAGCAGCGTCTCGCCGGATGGGAACACCGCCGTGTTCATTCGCAACTACAACCTCGTGGCGAAGGACATGGCGTCGGGGCGCGAAACACAGCTGACGACCGATGGGATCAAGGAGTTTGGCTACGCGACCAACAACGCCGGGTGGACCCACGGCCCGAATCCCATCGCGACCTGGTCGGGTGACTCGAAGCAGCTGGCGACCTTCCAGCACGACGAGCGCGGGACGCGCGACATGTTCCTGGTCTCGACGAACGTGGGACCGCCTCAGCTCCAGGCGTGGAAATACCCGATGCCGGGGGACTCGGTGATCTTCCGCATCAGCCGCGTGATCCTCTCCTGGGCGAATGGGCAGCCGAAGATGGTCCGCCTGCAGATGCCCCCCGACGCGCATCGCTCGACCGTATCGGACCATGTGGCCTGCGGAGGCGGGATCTGCGACGTGCAGTGGTACCCCGACGGGTCGCAGCTCGCCTTCATCTCCAGCTCACGCGACCACAAGACCGCCTGGCTGCGCATTGCCAATGCGACGACCGGTGAGGTGAAGACGCTCATCACCGAGACCAGCGCGACGCAGGTGGGTGACGCCTCGCATCCGGAAGACCTCTGGCGCGTCCTTCCCGCGACCAATGAGTTGATCTGGTGGTCGCAGCGCGACAACTGGACCCACCTGTACTTGTACGACCTCACGACGGGGCAGCTGAAGAACCGGATCACGACGGGTGACGGCAATGTCACCGAGCTGGTGCGGGTGGACGAGAAGACGCGCACGATCTGGTTCACCGCCAACGGACGCGAGGCGGGGCGCGATCCGTACTACCAGCACTTCTACAAGGTGGGCTTTGACGGGAAGGGGCTCACGCTCCTCACGCCCGAGGTGGCCCACCACACGATCACGATGGCGCCAGATGGCAAGTCGTTTGTCGACACGTACTCGCATTTCACCGCCCCGCCGTCGACGGTCGCGCGCGACATGAACGGTAAGCTCCTCATGGACCTGGAGAAGGCCGATATCTCGCGCCTCGTCGCGTCGGGATGGAAGCCGGTGACGCCGTTCACGGTGAAGGGGCGCGATGGCAGCACCGACATCTACGGCGTCATGCACACGCCAACGAATCTCGATTCGACGAAAAAGTACCCGATCATCAACTACATCTACCCCGGCCCGCAGTCCGGCTCCGTGGGGCCGCGCATGTGGAGCGCGTCGCGCGGTGACAACCAGGCGCTCGCGGAGCTGGGCTTCATTGTCGTGAGCATCGACGGCATGGGGACGCCGGGTCGCTCCAAGGCGTTCCATGATGCCTACTACGGCAAGATGGGAGACAACACCCTCCCTGATCAGGTCGCCGGCATGAAGCAGTTAGCCGAACGGTATCGCTTCATCGACATCGACAAGGTGGGAATCTGGGGGCACTCGGGCGGGGGCTTCGCGACCGCGGGGGCCATGTTCCGCTTTTCCGACTTCTTCGACGTCGGCATCTCGGAAAGCGGCAACCACGACAACCGCAACTACGAGGACGATTGGGGGGAGCGCTACCAGGGGCTGCTGGTCAAACAGGGTGCCACGGACAACTACGCCGAGGAAGCCAACCAGACCCACGCGAAGAACCTCAAGGGGAAGCTCTTCCTGATTCACGGGCAGATGGACGACAACGTGCCGCCGTACAACACGCAACTGGTGGCCGATGCCCTGATGAAGGCGGGGAAGGACTTCGACATGTTGCTCCTACCGCACGCGCGGCACGGCTTCGGCCAGGACGGCCCGTACATCATGCGGCGTCGCTGGGACTACTTCGTGCAGCACCTGCAGAACGGGATTCCGCCGAAGGAATACCAGATCGGCAAGCCGCGCGTGGTGCCTTGA
- a CDS encoding ABC transporter permease codes for MTHWRQVWTIARWEFSRFVRWRQQIIGVLVMLGVGGLSAGVGKWVSGSRSRPVTVAVVGTDRLGFPLPAVDGVSWDSTRYASAVAADDAVRVDSVAGSLVVTTRDSVAVTSRRRAAWTERVAPAFNAARRNATYAALPLTDADRVALATSIDVAVHVADGRTGDRGAARVYAMAIVGIGLLVLFNGFAFLFTGITGEKQQRITEQMLAMVTPQAWMDGKILGLAGVAFVGTAFLAGTGMLALKLVPLATGRAIPALPPLPADAGALLIVVIAVALGTAMWFAFMAAIAATIDDPNASPRTSLLMLPMLPMGFAFALVSRADSVVAQVLSMVPLTSMAVLPIRLMSTTVPWWEPIVALTLLAVTAWSLRRVAGKIFAAGVLLYGKEPSMQETLRWIRDAD; via the coding sequence ATGACTCACTGGCGGCAGGTCTGGACTATCGCGCGATGGGAGTTCTCTCGTTTCGTGCGGTGGCGGCAGCAGATCATTGGGGTGCTGGTCATGCTGGGCGTTGGCGGACTCTCGGCCGGGGTGGGCAAGTGGGTCTCCGGCTCGCGATCCCGTCCGGTCACGGTGGCCGTCGTGGGCACTGACCGATTGGGCTTCCCATTACCGGCAGTCGACGGCGTGAGCTGGGACAGCACCCGCTACGCCAGTGCGGTGGCCGCAGATGACGCCGTGCGCGTGGACTCGGTCGCGGGCTCGCTAGTGGTGACGACGCGTGACAGCGTCGCAGTGACGAGCCGGCGTCGTGCGGCATGGACCGAGCGTGTCGCCCCGGCCTTCAACGCGGCGCGCCGCAACGCCACCTATGCGGCGCTCCCCCTGACTGACGCCGATCGCGTGGCCCTCGCCACGTCGATCGACGTCGCGGTTCACGTCGCGGACGGCCGGACCGGTGATCGCGGGGCCGCCCGCGTGTATGCGATGGCCATCGTGGGCATCGGGCTGCTGGTCCTGTTCAACGGATTTGCCTTCCTCTTCACCGGGATCACCGGGGAAAAGCAGCAACGGATCACCGAGCAGATGCTCGCGATGGTCACCCCGCAGGCGTGGATGGACGGGAAGATTCTTGGCCTCGCAGGCGTTGCGTTCGTGGGGACCGCGTTCCTGGCCGGAACGGGGATGCTGGCCCTGAAGCTGGTCCCGTTGGCCACGGGTCGGGCGATCCCCGCGTTGCCGCCCCTCCCGGCCGACGCGGGCGCGCTCCTCATCGTCGTGATCGCCGTCGCGTTAGGCACGGCCATGTGGTTTGCCTTCATGGCCGCCATTGCCGCGACGATCGACGACCCCAACGCGTCGCCGCGCACCTCGCTGCTGATGTTGCCGATGCTGCCGATGGGCTTTGCCTTCGCGCTCGTGTCGCGCGCGGACAGCGTCGTGGCCCAGGTGCTTTCGATGGTCCCGCTGACCTCGATGGCAGTCCTTCCCATCCGGCTGATGTCGACGACCGTGCCCTGGTGGGAGCCGATCGTGGCGTTGACGCTGCTGGCCGTGACCGCGTGGTCGTTACGGCGGGTGGCGGGGAAGATCTTCGCCGCAGGGGTGCTGCTCTACGGCAAGGAGCCGAGCATGCAGGAAACGCTTCGCTGGATTCGCGACGCCGACTGA
- a CDS encoding ATP-binding cassette domain-containing protein, protein MASPTPFLSVQGVHKRFARVHAVAGVSLDVAPQEIFALLGPNGAGKSTLLRMLIGITRPDEGRVTWEGGAARLPAAQLGYLPEDRGLYQDMPVLKVLTYFGELRGMTRDAAQAAGTRWLDRLELLPRQADKVSALSKGNQQKVQFAAAVLHQPRCAILDEPFSGLDPLNQEIFLTLVRELRDAGTTVLFSAHQMSLVERLADRVFVMQGGREVLAGTVASIRERWGEGMRLVLEVDRDPTAAVEGLRAHSAVSGLTHTPTTVTITLVRGHHVGDLLGSCAERLSIVRVSTEEPSLHEMYVAAVGSTGATTEAA, encoded by the coding sequence ATGGCCTCACCGACTCCGTTCCTCTCCGTACAGGGCGTCCACAAGCGCTTTGCCAGGGTCCACGCGGTCGCCGGCGTCTCGCTCGACGTGGCGCCCCAGGAAATCTTCGCCCTGCTCGGACCCAACGGCGCCGGCAAGTCGACCCTCCTGCGCATGCTGATCGGGATCACGCGCCCGGATGAAGGGCGCGTCACCTGGGAGGGAGGCGCGGCGCGCCTCCCCGCCGCACAGCTGGGCTACCTCCCCGAGGATCGCGGCCTCTACCAGGACATGCCCGTCCTCAAGGTGCTGACTTACTTCGGCGAATTGCGCGGCATGACGCGTGACGCGGCCCAGGCGGCAGGCACGCGGTGGTTGGACCGACTGGAGTTGCTCCCCCGACAGGCGGACAAGGTGAGCGCCCTCTCCAAGGGGAACCAGCAGAAGGTGCAGTTCGCCGCCGCGGTGCTGCACCAGCCCCGCTGCGCCATCCTCGACGAACCGTTCAGCGGCCTGGACCCGCTCAACCAGGAGATCTTCCTCACCCTGGTGCGCGAGCTGCGCGACGCGGGGACGACCGTGCTGTTCAGTGCCCACCAGATGTCCCTGGTCGAACGACTCGCGGACCGGGTCTTCGTGATGCAGGGCGGCCGCGAAGTGTTGGCGGGCACCGTCGCATCGATCCGTGAACGGTGGGGCGAGGGGATGCGCCTGGTGCTTGAGGTCGATCGGGACCCGACGGCGGCTGTGGAGGGCCTGCGGGCGCATTCAGCCGTGTCGGGCCTGACCCACACCCCCACCACCGTGACCATCACGCTCGTCCGGGGCCATCATGTGGGCGACCTGCTGGGGAGCTGCGCCGAGCGACTGTCGATTGTGCGGGTGTCCACCGAAGAACCGTCGTTACATGAGATGTATGTGGCTGCGGTCGGCTCCACCGGCGCGACAACGGAGGCGGCATGA
- a CDS encoding ABC transporter permease, whose protein sequence is MALNRVALSANLRVGFDALFIHPLRTMLSVLGIIIGSASLVAVMSVSDGMMAFIRAQIERRTSIQTISVSSRTIDFRDGQWVRISDYPVFTDRDMQAAEREIDGAAEVTLVAGGATTASARGRERRINVTMGGSSLPEFSEVKLAAGRFFSPMEVTHGTEVAVISHALAQDLFPGRIPERLLEEEVRLGRGVFRVIGVQERSEFENPRNPDFSAFVPFGVGERVLSPAPAERLTPTLQLKAATVEAVPALRDAAADWLAQRYARWQDRVNLSVAMEQLVEVERGILLGKLFLGTLVGISLLVGGIGIMNVLLASIVERTREIGIRKAIGASSRDIRTQFLAESVAIAAAGTFLGAVMGIGLSTLVTFGFRVVTKAPIYPSLTLSTLLVAVGTSAGVGLAFGTYPARRAARLPPIVAIAHE, encoded by the coding sequence GTGGCGCTCAATCGCGTTGCCCTCAGCGCCAATCTTCGGGTTGGATTCGATGCGCTGTTCATCCATCCCCTGCGGACGATGCTCTCCGTCCTGGGGATCATCATCGGGTCCGCGTCATTGGTCGCGGTGATGTCGGTGAGCGATGGGATGATGGCGTTCATCCGTGCGCAGATCGAGCGCCGGACCTCGATCCAGACGATTTCCGTGAGTTCGCGGACGATCGACTTTCGTGACGGGCAATGGGTGCGCATCTCCGACTATCCGGTCTTCACGGATCGGGACATGCAGGCGGCCGAGCGGGAGATCGATGGCGCCGCGGAGGTGACGCTGGTTGCCGGAGGCGCGACGACGGCGAGTGCCCGCGGGCGGGAGCGGAGGATCAACGTGACGATGGGTGGCTCGTCGTTGCCCGAGTTCAGCGAGGTGAAGCTCGCCGCGGGCCGGTTCTTTTCGCCGATGGAGGTGACGCACGGGACCGAGGTCGCCGTCATCAGCCATGCTCTGGCGCAGGATCTCTTTCCCGGGCGCATACCGGAACGATTGCTGGAGGAGGAGGTCCGGCTGGGGCGCGGCGTGTTTCGTGTGATTGGCGTGCAGGAACGCAGCGAGTTCGAGAATCCCCGCAACCCCGACTTCAGTGCGTTCGTCCCATTCGGCGTGGGCGAGCGCGTCCTTTCACCCGCCCCCGCCGAGCGCCTGACCCCGACGTTGCAGCTCAAGGCGGCGACCGTGGAGGCCGTCCCGGCGCTCCGCGATGCGGCCGCCGATTGGCTGGCCCAGCGGTATGCGCGATGGCAGGATCGGGTGAACCTGTCGGTCGCGATGGAGCAGTTGGTTGAGGTGGAGCGCGGGATCCTGCTGGGCAAGCTCTTCCTCGGCACCCTGGTCGGCATTTCGTTGTTGGTGGGCGGGATCGGGATCATGAACGTCCTGCTCGCGTCCATCGTCGAACGGACCCGGGAGATCGGCATCCGCAAGGCGATCGGGGCGAGCAGTCGCGACATCCGCACGCAGTTCCTCGCGGAGTCGGTGGCGATCGCGGCGGCCGGTACCTTCCTCGGCGCGGTCATGGGGATCGGCCTGTCCACCCTGGTCACGTTCGGGTTTCGCGTGGTCACCAAGGCGCCGATCTACCCGTCGCTGACGTTGAGCACCCTGCTGGTTGCCGTCGGGACCTCGGCGGGGGTGGGGCTGGCATTCGGTACCTACCCGGCGCGCCGGGCGGCGCGGCTTCCTCCCATCGTGGCGATCGCCCACGAGTAG